GTCGGCGCGAGCTCCTCGACGAGCCCGTCCGGCTCCTCCGGCTCGGTGTACACCGGCGACCTGCAGGTCGTCGCGCTGGCCACCGCGCTGGAGAACCAGGCCGTGGGCGCCTACACGGCCACCCTGACCGCCGCCAAGGCCGGCAAGCTCGGCACGGTGCCCCCGGCCGTGGGGACCTTCGCCACCACGGCGATGGCCCAGCATGCGGACCACGCCAAGGCGTGGAACGCTGTGCTCACCGGTGCCGGCAAGCCGGCCATCACCGGCGTGCCGCTGTCCAACCAGCCGGCCACGCTGAAGGCCCTGGGCGCGGCCAGCAACGTAGGCGATGTGGCCAAGCTCGCCCTGGAGCTGGAGAATCAGGCAGCGCAGACCTACCTCTTCGCCGCCTACAACGTCTCCAGCGCCGGCGGCATCGCCACCGCCGCCAGCATCGCACCGGTGGAGGCCATGCACGCGGCCATCCTCAACTTCGTCCTCGGCCAGTACCCGGTCCCGGACGATTTCCTGCCGGTCGACAAGGCCGCCAGCCCGACCCTGCTGACGGTCTGAGCCCACTGGCGGTCCAGTGCCGCCAGTGCGGTCGCACCGCACGGTCCACCCCCACGGACCGTGCGGTGCGCAGCCCCCAACAACAAGGTGAGGACGATTCCGTGTCCCGGTTCCAACGCCCGTTCGTCGCCCTGGCCGGCCTGCTGCTGGTCACCGTCGCGGCCTGCTCCAGCGGCAGTTCCTCCGGCAGTTCGTCCTCGTCCTCGCCCGCCGCCACGCCCGGCTCCGCCGTGCCAGGTGCCGGCGCGAGCAGCAGCATGGCCATGGCCACCTCGCCCGCCGCCCAGGGCTCCGCGACCGCGTCCGCGCAGGACGAGATCGTGATCGACAACTTCGCCTACAGCCCGGTCAGCCTGACCGTGAACCCGGGACAGGTGGTGACCGTGGCCAACCACGACTCGACCACCCACACCCTCACCGCGACCACCGGCAATGCCTTCAACACCGGTGACATCGCGCCCGGGGCGACCGCCACCTTCACCGCGCCCACCAAGCCGGGCAGCTACCCCTACATCTGCAGCATCCACCAGTTCATGCACGGAACGCTGATCGTGCGCTGAGGAGTCCCGATGGCCACCGTCGCCAGTGCCGCCCGTCTGATGCTCCGTTGCGCGGCCGCCGTCGGCCTGGCCGTCGACGCCGCCGTCCATGCCAAGCTGGCAGGCCAGTACGACGCCGTGGCCGCCAGCGTCAGCCAGGGCACCCTGTTCCGGATCGAGGCCGGCGCGGCCGCCCTGGCGGTGCTGCTGGTGCTGTTCTGGCACCGGCGCATCGGCGATCTCTTCTGCTGGCTGA
The Streptacidiphilus albus JL83 genome window above contains:
- a CDS encoding ferritin-like domain-containing protein translates to MSAGTGGWELPISEGELSRLTRDLDEAHREYLPLMHAAATDLGEELRDTRSAQPGLASRRRFLLGAGGVAAALTLAACSSSGTKNAVGVGASSSTSPSGSSGSVYTGDLQVVALATALENQAVGAYTATLTAAKAGKLGTVPPAVGTFATTAMAQHADHAKAWNAVLTGAGKPAITGVPLSNQPATLKALGAASNVGDVAKLALELENQAAQTYLFAAYNVSSAGGIATAASIAPVEAMHAAILNFVLGQYPVPDDFLPVDKAASPTLLTV
- a CDS encoding cupredoxin domain-containing protein, with translation MSRFQRPFVALAGLLLVTVAACSSGSSSGSSSSSSPAATPGSAVPGAGASSSMAMATSPAAQGSATASAQDEIVIDNFAYSPVSLTVNPGQVVTVANHDSTTHTLTATTGNAFNTGDIAPGATATFTAPTKPGSYPYICSIHQFMHGTLIVR